In Escherichia ruysiae, a genomic segment contains:
- the prs gene encoding ribose-phosphate diphosphokinase, whose product MPDMKLFAGNATPELAQRIANRLYTSLGDAAVGRFSDGEVSVQINENVRGGDIFIIQSTCAPTNDNLMELVVMVDALRRASAGRITAVIPYFGYARQDRRVRSARVPITAKVVADFLSSVGVDRVLTVDLHAEQIQGFFDVPVDNVFGSPILLEDMLQLNLDNPIVVSPDIGGVVRARAIAKLLNDTDMAIIDKRRPRANVSQVMHIIGDVAGRDCVLVDDMIDTGGTLCKAAEALKERGAKRVFAYATHPIFSGNAANNLRNSVIDEVVVCDTIPLSDEIKSLPNVRTLTLSGMLAEAIRRISNEESISAMFEH is encoded by the coding sequence GTGCCTGATATGAAGCTTTTTGCTGGTAACGCCACCCCGGAACTAGCACAACGTATTGCCAACCGCCTGTACACTTCACTCGGCGACGCCGCTGTAGGTCGCTTTAGCGACGGCGAAGTCAGTGTACAAATCAATGAAAATGTACGCGGTGGTGATATTTTCATCATCCAGTCCACTTGTGCCCCTACTAACGACAACCTGATGGAATTAGTCGTGATGGTTGATGCCCTGCGTCGTGCTTCCGCAGGTCGTATCACCGCTGTTATCCCCTACTTTGGCTATGCGCGCCAGGACCGTCGCGTCCGTTCCGCTCGTGTGCCAATCACTGCGAAAGTGGTTGCAGATTTCCTCTCCAGCGTCGGTGTTGACCGTGTGCTGACAGTGGATCTGCACGCTGAACAGATTCAGGGTTTCTTCGACGTTCCGGTTGATAACGTATTTGGTAGCCCGATCCTGCTGGAAGACATGCTGCAGCTGAATCTGGATAACCCAATTGTGGTTTCTCCGGACATCGGCGGCGTTGTGCGTGCCCGCGCTATCGCTAAGCTGCTGAACGATACCGATATGGCAATCATCGATAAACGTCGTCCGCGTGCGAACGTTTCCCAGGTGATGCATATCATCGGTGACGTTGCAGGTCGTGACTGCGTACTGGTCGATGATATGATCGACACTGGCGGTACGCTGTGTAAAGCTGCTGAAGCTCTGAAAGAACGTGGTGCTAAACGTGTATTTGCATACGCGACTCACCCGATCTTCTCTGGCAACGCGGCGAACAACCTGCGTAACTCTGTAATTGATGAAGTCGTTGTCTGCGATACCATTCCGCTGAGCGATGAAATCAAATCACTGCCGAACGTGCGTACTCTGACTCTGTCAGGTATGCTGGCCGAAGCGATTCGTCGTATCAGCAACGAAGAATCGATCTCTGCTATGTTCGAACATTAA
- the pth gene encoding aminoacyl-tRNA hydrolase, whose amino-acid sequence MTIKLIVGLANPGAEYAATRHNAGAWFVDLLAERLRAPLREEAKFFGYTSRVTLGGEDIRLLVPTTFMNLSGKAVAAMASFFRINPDEILVAHDELDLPPGVAKFKLGGGHGGHNGLKDIISKLGNNPNFHRLRIGIGHPGDKNKVVGFVLGKPPVSEQKLIDEAIDEAARCTEMWFTDGLTKATNRLHAFKAQ is encoded by the coding sequence GTGACGATTAAATTGATTGTCGGCCTGGCGAACCCCGGCGCTGAATACGCCGCAACGCGACACAATGCTGGCGCCTGGTTCGTTGACTTACTGGCGGAGCGTTTGCGCGCTCCCTTGCGCGAAGAAGCTAAATTCTTTGGTTATACCTCGCGAGTTACCCTTGGAGGCGAAGATATCCGCCTGTTAGTCCCGACCACATTTATGAATCTCAGCGGCAAAGCCGTCGCGGCGATGGCCAGTTTTTTCCGCATTAATCCGGACGAAATTCTGGTCGCCCACGACGAGCTGGATCTGCCCCCTGGCGTCGCCAAATTTAAGTTGGGCGGCGGTCATGGTGGTCACAATGGACTGAAAGACATCATCAGTAAATTGGGTAATAACCCTAACTTTCACCGTTTACGCATTGGAATCGGTCATCCGGGCGATAAAAACAAAGTTGTCGGGTTTGTGTTAGGCAAACCTCCTGTTAGTGAACAGAAGTTAATTGATGAAGCCATCGACGAAGCGGCACGTTGTACTGAAATGTGGTTTACAGATGGCTTGACCAAAGCAACGAACCGATTGCACGCCTTTAAAGCGCAATAA
- the ychF gene encoding redox-regulated ATPase YchF: MGFKCGIVGLPNVGKSTLFNALTKAGIEAANFPFCTIEPNTGVVPMPDPRLDQLAEIVKPQRTLPTTMEFVDIAGLVKGASKGEGLGNQFLTNIRETEAIGHVVRCFENDNIIHVSGKVNPADDIDVINTELALADLDTCERAIHRVQKKAKGGDKDAKAELAVLEKCLPQLENAGMLRALDLSAEEKAAIRYLSFLTLKPTMYIANVNEDGFENNPYLDQVREIAAKEGSVVVPVCAAVEADIAELDDEERDEFMQELGLEEPGLNRVIRAGYKLLNLQTYFTAGVKEVRAWTIPVGATAPQAAGKIHTDFEKGFIRAQTIAFEDFITYKGEQGAKEAGKMRAEGKDYIVKDGDVMNFLFNV, from the coding sequence ATGGGATTCAAATGCGGTATCGTCGGTTTGCCCAACGTCGGGAAATCTACCCTGTTCAACGCGCTGACCAAAGCCGGTATTGAAGCGGCCAACTTTCCATTCTGCACCATCGAGCCGAACACAGGCGTTGTGCCAATGCCCGATCCGCGTCTGGATCAACTGGCTGAAATCGTAAAACCGCAGCGTACGCTTCCCACGACCATGGAGTTTGTCGATATCGCTGGCCTGGTAAAAGGCGCGTCGAAAGGCGAAGGTCTGGGTAACCAGTTCCTGACCAACATCCGTGAAACCGAAGCGATCGGTCACGTTGTTCGCTGCTTTGAAAATGACAACATCATTCACGTTTCCGGCAAAGTTAACCCGGCAGACGATATTGACGTTATCAATACCGAGCTTGCTCTGGCGGATCTCGACACCTGTGAACGTGCAATTCACCGGGTACAGAAAAAAGCCAAAGGTGGCGATAAAGACGCGAAAGCCGAGCTGGCGGTACTGGAAAAATGCCTGCCACAACTTGAAAACGCAGGTATGCTGCGCGCGCTGGATTTAAGCGCAGAAGAAAAAGCTGCTATTCGTTACCTGAGCTTCCTGACGCTGAAACCGACAATGTACATCGCCAACGTCAACGAAGACGGTTTTGAAAACAACCCGTATCTGGACCAGGTGCGTGAAATCGCGGCGAAAGAAGGTTCTGTTGTCGTTCCGGTTTGTGCTGCTGTTGAAGCAGACATTGCCGAACTGGACGACGAAGAACGTGACGAGTTTATGCAGGAACTGGGACTGGAAGAGCCGGGTCTGAACCGTGTGATCCGTGCCGGTTATAAACTGCTGAACCTGCAAACTTACTTCACCGCAGGGGTGAAAGAAGTGCGCGCATGGACCATTCCGGTTGGTGCAACTGCGCCGCAGGCGGCTGGCAAAATCCACACCGATTTTGAAAAAGGCTTTATCCGTGCACAAACCATCGCGTTTGAAGATTTCATCACTTACAAAGGTGAACAAGGCGCGAAAGAAGCAGGCAAAATGCGTGCAGAAGGTAAAGATTACATCGTTAAAGATGGCGATGTGATGAACTTCCTGTTTAACGTTTAA
- the hemA gene encoding glutamyl-tRNA reductase, which translates to MTLLALGINHKTAPVSLRERVSFSPDKLDQALDSLLAQPMVQGGVVLSTCNRTELYLSVEEQDNLQEALIRWLCDYHNLNEEDLRNSLYWHQDNDAVSHLMRVASGLDSLVLGEPQILGQVKKAFADSQKGHMKASELERMFQKSFSVAKRVRTETDIGASAVSVAFAACTLARQIFESLSTVTVLLVGAGETIELVARHLREHKVQKMIIANRTRERAQILADEVGAEVIALSDIDERLREADIIISSTASPLPIIGKGMVERALKSRRNQPMLLVDIAVPRDVEPEVGKLADAYLYSVDDLQSIISHNLAQRKAAAVEAETIVAQETSEFMAWLRAQSASETIRDYRSQAEQVRDELTAKALAALEQGGDAQAIMQDLAWKLTNRLIHAPTKSLQQAARDGDNERLNILRDSLGLE; encoded by the coding sequence ATGACCCTTTTAGCACTCGGTATTAACCATAAAACGGCACCTGTATCGCTACGAGAACGTGTATCGTTTTCGCCGGACAAGCTCGATCAGGCGCTTGACAGCCTGCTCGCGCAGCCGATGGTGCAGGGCGGCGTGGTGCTGTCGACGTGTAACCGCACAGAACTTTATCTTAGCGTTGAAGAGCAGGATAACCTGCAAGAGGCGCTCATTCGCTGGTTGTGCGATTACCACAATCTCAACGAAGAAGATCTGCGTAATAGCCTCTACTGGCATCAGGATAACGACGCGGTTAGCCATTTAATGCGTGTTGCCAGTGGCCTGGATTCACTGGTTCTGGGGGAGCCGCAGATCCTCGGTCAGGTTAAAAAAGCGTTTGCCGATTCGCAAAAAGGCCATATGAAGGCCAGCGAACTGGAACGCATGTTCCAGAAATCTTTCTCTGTAGCGAAGCGCGTTCGCACTGAAACGGATATTGGCGCCAGTGCTGTGTCTGTCGCTTTTGCGGCTTGTACGCTGGCGCGGCAGATCTTTGAATCGCTTTCTACGGTGACGGTATTGCTGGTTGGTGCGGGCGAAACCATCGAACTGGTGGCGCGTCATCTGCGCGAACACAAAGTGCAGAAGATGATTATCGCCAATCGTACTCGCGAACGAGCCCAAATCCTGGCAGATGAAGTCGGCGCAGAAGTGATTGCATTGAGCGATATCGACGAACGTCTGCGCGAAGCCGATATCATCATTAGTTCCACTGCAAGCCCGTTACCGATTATCGGTAAAGGTATGGTGGAGCGCGCATTAAAAAGCCGTCGCAACCAACCGATGCTGTTGGTGGATATTGCCGTTCCGCGCGATGTCGAACCGGAAGTCGGAAAACTGGCGGATGCCTACCTTTATAGCGTTGACGATCTGCAAAGCATCATTTCGCATAACCTGGCGCAGCGTAAAGCCGCCGCAGTTGAAGCGGAAACTATCGTCGCTCAGGAAACCAGCGAATTTATGGCGTGGCTGCGCGCACAAAGCGCCAGCGAAACTATTCGCGATTATCGCAGTCAGGCAGAGCAGGTTCGCGATGAGTTAACCGCCAAAGCGTTAGCAGCCCTTGAACAGGGCGGCGACGCGCAAGCCATTATGCAGGATCTGGCATGGAAACTGACTAACCGCCTGATCCATGCGCCAACGAAATCACTTCAACAGGCTGCCCGTGACGGGGATAACGAACGCCTGAATATTCTGCGCGACAGCCTCGGGCTGGAGTAG
- the ispE gene encoding 4-(cytidine 5'-diphospho)-2-C-methyl-D-erythritol kinase — protein MRTQWPSPAKLNLFLYITGQRADDYHTLQTLFQFLDYGDTISIELRDDGDICLLTPVEGVEHEDNLIVRAARLLMKTAADSGRLPAGSGANISIDKRLPMGGGLGGGSSNAATVLVALNHLWQCGLSIDELAELGLTLGADVPVFVRGHAAFAEGVGEILTPVNPPEKWYLVAHPGVSIPTPVIFKDPELPRNTPKRSIDTLLKCEFGNDCEVIARKRFREVDAVLSWLLEYAPSRLTGTGACVFAEFDTESEARQVLEQAPEWLNGFVAKGVNLSPLHRAML, from the coding sequence ATGCGGACACAGTGGCCCTCTCCGGCAAAACTTAATCTGTTCTTATACATTACCGGTCAGCGAGCGGACGATTACCACACGCTGCAAACGCTGTTTCAGTTTCTTGATTACGGCGACACCATCAGCATTGAACTTCGTGACGATGGGGATATTTGTCTGTTAACGCCCGTTGAAGGCGTGGAGCACGAAGATAACCTGATCGTTCGCGCAGCACGGTTGTTGATGAAAACAGCGGCAGACAGCGGGCGTCTTCCGGCGGGGAGCGGTGCAAATATCAGCATTGACAAGCGTTTGCCGATGGGCGGCGGTCTGGGCGGTGGTTCATCGAATGCCGCGACTGTGCTGGTGGCGTTAAATCATCTCTGGCAATGCGGGCTAAGTATTGATGAACTGGCGGAACTGGGTCTGACGTTGGGCGCAGATGTTCCTGTCTTTGTACGCGGTCATGCCGCGTTTGCTGAAGGGGTTGGCGAAATATTAACGCCAGTGAATCCACCGGAGAAATGGTATCTGGTGGCACACCCTGGTGTAAGTATTCCGACACCGGTGATTTTTAAAGATCCTGAACTCCCGCGCAACACGCCGAAAAGGTCAATTGATACGTTGCTAAAATGTGAATTCGGTAATGATTGCGAGGTTATCGCAAGAAAACGTTTTCGCGAGGTTGATGCGGTGCTTTCCTGGCTGTTAGAATACGCCCCGTCGCGCCTGACTGGGACAGGAGCCTGTGTCTTTGCTGAATTTGATACAGAGTCTGAAGCCCGCCAGGTGCTAGAGCAAGCCCCGGAATGGCTCAATGGCTTTGTGGCGAAAGGTGTTAATCTTTCCCCATTGCACAGAGCCATGCTTTAA
- the ychH gene encoding stress-induced protein YchH: protein MKRKNASLLGNVLMGLGLVVMVVGVGYSILNQLPQFNMPQYIAHGAVLSIFVGAILWLAGARVGGHEQVCDRYWWVRHYDKRCRRNDNRRHS from the coding sequence ATGAAACGCAAAAACGCTTCGTTACTCGGTAACGTGCTCATGGGGTTGGGTCTGGTGGTCATGGTGGTCGGCGTGGGGTATTCAATCCTCAACCAGTTACCACAGTTTAATATGCCCCAGTATATCGCACATGGTGCAGTGCTGAGTATTTTCGTCGGTGCCATTCTCTGGCTGGCGGGTGCCCGTGTTGGCGGGCATGAACAGGTGTGCGACCGTTACTGGTGGGTTCGTCATTATGACAAACGTTGCCGCCGTAACGATAATCGTCGTCATAGCTAA
- the lolB gene encoding lipoprotein insertase outer membrane protein LolB, translating into MPLPDFRFIRLLPLAALVLTACSVTTPKGPGKSPDSPQWRQHQQEVRNLNQYQTRGAFAYISDQQKVYARFFWQQTGQDRYRLLLTNPLGSTELELNAQPGNVQLVDNKGQRYTADDAEEMIGKLTGMPIPLNSLRQWILGLPGDATDYKLDDQYRLSEITYSQNGKNWKVVYGGYDTKTQPAMPANMELTDGGQRIKLKMDNWIVK; encoded by the coding sequence ATGCCCCTGCCCGATTTTCGCTTTATCCGCCTGCTACCGCTGGCTGCCCTCGTGCTCACTGCCTGTTCCGTTACCACACCAAAAGGCCCCGGCAAAAGCCCGGACTCCCCGCAGTGGCGTCAGCATCAGCAAGAGGTTCGTAACCTCAACCAGTATCAGACACGCGGTGCATTTGCGTATATTTCTGACCAGCAGAAAGTGTATGCCCGCTTCTTCTGGCAGCAAACTGGCCAGGATCGCTACCGTCTGCTGCTGACCAACCCATTGGGAAGCACCGAACTGGAGCTGAATGCTCAGCCGGGTAACGTGCAGCTGGTAGATAACAAAGGTCAGCGTTACACCGCCGATGACGCCGAAGAGATGATTGGCAAATTGACAGGAATGCCGATTCCGCTCAACAGTTTGCGCCAGTGGATTTTAGGTTTGCCTGGTGATGCAACCGACTACAAACTGGACGACCAGTACCGCCTGAGCGAAATCACCTACAGCCAGAACGGCAAAAACTGGAAAGTCGTATACGGTGGTTATGACACCAAAACGCAACCTGCGATGCCAGCCAATATGGAACTCACCGACGGTGGTCAGCGCATCAAGTTAAAAATGGATAACTGGATAGTGAAATAA
- the dauA gene encoding C4-dicarboxylic acid transporter DauA — protein sequence MNKIFSSHVMPFRALIDACWKEKYTAARFTRDLIAGITVGIIAIPLAMALAIGSGVAPQYGLYTAAVAGIVIALTGGSRFSVSGPTAAFVVILYPVSQQFGLAGLLVATLLSGIFLILMGLARFGRLIEYIPVSVTLGFTSGIGITIGTMQIKDFLGLQMAHVPEHYLQKVGALFMALPTINVGDAAIGIVTLGILVFWPRLGIRLPGHLPALLAGCAVMGIVNLLGGHVATIGSQFHYVLADGSQGNGIPQLLPQLVLPWDLPDSEFTLTWDSIRTLLPAAFSMAMLGAIESLLCAVVLDGMTGTKHKANSELVGQGLGNIIAPFFGGITATAAIARSAANVRAGATSPISAVIHSILVILALLVLAPLLSWLPLSAMAALLLMVAWNMSEAHKVVDLLRHAPKDDIIVMLLCMSLTVLFDMVIAISVGIVLASLLFMRRIARMTRLAPVAVDVPEDVLVLRVIGPLFFAAAEGLFTDLESRLEGKRIVILKWDAVPVLDAGGLDAFQRFVKRLPEGCELRVCNVEFQPLRTMARSGIQPIPGRLAFFPNRSAAMADL from the coding sequence GTGAACAAAATATTCTCCTCACATGTGATGCCTTTCCGCGCTCTGATCGACGCTTGCTGGAAAGAAAAATACACTGCCGCACGGTTTACCCGTGACCTGATTGCCGGGATTACCGTCGGGATTATTGCTATTCCGCTGGCGATGGCGTTGGCAATTGGTAGTGGCGTGGCTCCACAGTACGGTTTATATACCGCTGCTGTTGCAGGGATTGTCATTGCTCTGACGGGTGGGTCGCGTTTTAGCGTTTCCGGTCCAACTGCGGCATTTGTGGTAATTCTCTATCCCGTTTCGCAACAGTTTGGACTGGCAGGCCTGCTGGTTGCGACGTTGTTGTCCGGGATCTTTTTGATCCTGATGGGGCTGGCGCGCTTCGGGCGCCTGATTGAGTATATCCCGGTTTCCGTTACCTTAGGCTTCACTTCGGGTATCGGGATCACCATCGGTACGATGCAGATTAAAGATTTTCTCGGTCTGCAAATGGCACATGTCCCGGAACATTATCTGCAAAAAGTCGGCGCATTATTTATGGCGCTGCCCACCATTAATGTGGGTGATGCTGCCATTGGCATTGTGACGCTTGGCATTCTGGTTTTCTGGCCGCGTCTGGGCATTCGTTTACCAGGTCATCTTCCGGCCTTGCTGGCTGGTTGTGCGGTGATGGGCATTGTTAACCTGCTCGGTGGACACGTTGCTACCATCGGCTCGCAATTCCACTACGTTCTGGCCGATGGTTCCCAGGGTAATGGTATTCCGCAACTGCTGCCGCAACTGGTACTGCCGTGGGATCTCCCCGATTCAGAATTCACACTAACCTGGGATTCTATTCGCACACTGCTGCCTGCGGCATTCTCAATGGCAATGCTCGGCGCAATCGAATCTCTGCTCTGCGCGGTGGTACTGGATGGCATGACCGGGACGAAACACAAGGCGAACAGCGAACTGGTCGGTCAGGGGCTGGGGAATATCATCGCTCCGTTCTTTGGTGGTATTACCGCTACAGCTGCCATCGCGCGTTCTGCCGCTAACGTCCGTGCCGGTGCAACTTCCCCTATCTCGGCGGTGATCCACTCTATTCTGGTTATTCTCGCTCTGCTGGTACTGGCACCGCTGCTCTCCTGGCTGCCGCTTTCCGCCATGGCTGCCCTGCTATTGATGGTGGCGTGGAACATGAGTGAAGCACACAAAGTGGTCGACTTGCTGCGCCATGCGCCGAAAGATGACATCATCGTCATGCTGCTTTGCATGTCGCTGACCGTGCTGTTTGATATGGTTATTGCCATCAGTGTGGGTATCGTACTGGCATCGCTGCTGTTTATGCGCCGTATCGCCCGTATGACTCGTCTGGCACCCGTGGCGGTAGATGTTCCTGAGGATGTACTGGTTCTGCGCGTTATTGGTCCGCTGTTTTTCGCTGCGGCTGAAGGCTTATTCACCGATCTTGAATCACGTCTGGAAGGCAAACGAATTGTTATTCTGAAGTGGGATGCAGTTCCGGTTCTTGATGCCGGTGGCCTTGATGCGTTCCAGCGTTTTGTGAAGCGCCTGCCTGAAGGATGTGAACTGCGGGTGTGTAATGTGGAGTTCCAGCCACTGCGCACCATGGCTCGTTCTGGTATTCAACCGATCCCTGGACGCCTGGCATTCTTCCCGAATCGCAGCGCAGCAATGGCTGATCTGTAA